TCAGGGAGGATCGAGGATGTCTTGTGGCGGGGCGCAGAGTAATTGTTGTGAAAGAAAAGGTAACTGATTGTTGGCAGGAAGCGGCTGAGTGGTGGATAATGTTTCTGGGGCTTTGGCGCCACAAGGctgttctgttctgttgttcattagaggaatgtaaagttggggcatacgctatggcTTCGCGTGGCCCCGGTCCTCATttctgtcgcattggcccttgagcctgtggtgggtgagaatccattatcccgggacacgggccagtgtgacatccgggttaccacagtttaccttccccaggtttccccaggtacccatttatcggccaGCCTGAAACGGAGGATAAAcacctgggtgagctgcacgccaactgtccgggccgggattcgaacccaggcccgcggatttgtagctaggtacgctaaccactgcacctcgGAGGCGGCAGAGTAGAGCACATACTCAATTCAGAAGTTTCGTGGTTCCTACAACAAAGGCAGTAAAATACATGGTAAAAGAAAATGCAACTTCTGAGTGATGTGTGAATGAGAGCATGCACGTATATGTGATGCATAATAAACTGGAAAAAATAACACTCGGAGGAATGGAATTCCGTAAATATAATAAAACTCTGGAAAAAATACCGTAGAGTTCAATTCCGTCCTTTGGACTGAAGCCGCGATGGGTGTGAACCTCTTACCAGTAGACGCAATGGAGATTCTTACATCCGCATTAATTCTTTCGTTTTGTTTATGAAGCCAAGCGGGTGAACGGACGAGTACTGGCGGAGTGCCGAATTATGACAACATTTTCAACTTCTCAAAAATCTTACGCAGTTTTTCTTGCCTATCGCGTCTGACTCATTCCGATCCATTGCATCTGACAAAACACCAGCGCCGCCAACAATGAAGTCTTTGAAAGTCTTCCTCTGTAAGCGACAGGGGAACGACGCACGGCGGCGACATATACTACACCATTGATAGTGAGCAGCCGTGCACAGACATCTGCAGCACACGAGCGGCCCTTGACTATGCAAAGGACCGTATTATTAGGTCCGTATTCTCAAGCCCATTTTATCAAGGCCGTATTCTCGAGCCCGTAGTCTCAAGCCCGTAGTCTCAAGCCCGTATCCTCAAGCCCATAGTCTCAAGCCCGTATCCTCAAGCCTGTATTATCAAGCCCGTATTCTcaagcccgtatttttaaacgtctGGCGCCTCCGTTCGCCTGTTTTAAAAGCCACTCTTATAAGTTTATGTTattttcgtggactgttttgtgacacTAAGGATGGTTCGACACGACTGCTGCATCTTGAACGTTAAAATCACACAAGAAAACctgattaatcttctctgtggccttgaacaACAATCGTAACTGGAGcccgatacctttaagaatacGGACCTTTGTCACTtcgggctcacacacccacatttgttaaggcttttgtagatgttgtgttagtatttcgatGGGTAGTTTCTTGAGCCTGGTGAGAGTAAGCCTAGCAATAGTAAATTAGTAGTAGCTTAGTTATAGTAAGCACgactcatattctcaaacattttgcgACTTACTTACACATccatatttggtaaggctttcgtagtggttgtgttggtatttcgatgggtagtttcttgagcctggtgatagtaaGCCTAGCAATAGTAAGTAAGTAGCTTAGTAAGTACgactcatattctcaaacattttgggacttacttacacacccacatttggtaaggctttcgcagCGGTTGTGTTTAGTTCCATGGGTagcttcatgagcctagtgatggcaAAAGGTACATAAAATCAACTGGGAATGAAATAAAGACAGATAAAGCTTGTCAGCATATTGGAGCAAAAGTAAAAGGTCCATAAAATCAACCGGGAAAGAAATCATACTGGAGCAGAAGTAAAAAGTTCATAAAATCAActgggaaggaagtaaagaaataaagcttCCCGTCAGCATATTGGAGTACAAGTAAAAAGTCCAGGAAATGTCTGGTGAGTTGCTTTCGTAAAGGTCGTATTagtcggaaacgcttttaatcaaccctTTTTGGCACACACGGTGTATATGTACATACGAGAAACTGCaacaacacagtgaaaatatcccgtaatgaacaccactgaatgccggggatcgaacccgagccttctgCGGGCAGCACACCAACTACGCCGCcgatgtccacagtgcggggctggggcgtcactgtgttattgcagtttctctaatgtgtATATATAGGTAGTATTAGTGTTGCCATGGGTATTACTAAGCCGGTACGATGTTACTATAGcttactatcactaggctcaagaAACTACCCTTcgaaacactaacacagcctctacgaaagcctcgtcatctctctgtgcgtgtgtgtgtgtgtgtgtgtgtgtgtttttacgttgttgcctattgcgccaaaaagctacgaaagcctcgtcatctgtgtgtgtgtgtgtgtgtgtgtgtgtgtgtgtgtgtgtgtgtgtgtgtgtgtgtgtgtgtgtgtgcgtgcgtgcgtgcgagagtgagtgtgtgtgtgtgtgtgtgtgtgtgtgtgtgtgtgagccccgaaatgtttaaggttcatattcttaaacgtatcgggctgccattacaattatttcccaaggccacagagaagatcacTCAATTTTTCTTGtgcgattttcccgttcaagagaGTACtaatattaaaagaaagaagtaaagaaatcaAGCTTGTCGTCAGCATATTGGAGCTGAAGCAAAAGGCACATAAAACAGAGCAGCGTGTATCCTCTGAAGGCAAGTCTCTGGTGGATTGACGAGGCTCAGAGAAGCTTACGCCGCTGAGTGACTGCGATCCCTCGAGGCTACTGAGGCGCCTGTTCTTTTGTCTCTAAGGGGGGACTTTGGGGATGTTTTTTTCTGTACCTTTTTACTTATACTTATTGATAGTGATTTTCTTGGAGGTTATTGATGcgactttttttcactctttcttacgggagtactttatgcatttttctgtctttttacgggagtactttatggagttttctgtctttttacgggagtactttatggatttttctgtctttttacgggggaactttatggatttttctgtctttttacgggagcACTTTATggagttttctgtctttttacggggaACTTTTATggattttttctgtctttttacgggagtactttaaagatttttctgtctttttacggggtattttatggatttttctgtctttttacggggtattttatggatttttctgtctttttacggggtattatatggatttttctgtctttttacagggtattttatggatttttctgtcttctttacgGGGGAACTTAtggattttctctctttcttacggGGAACTTTgaggatttttctgtctttttacggggtattttatggatttttctgtctttttacgggagtactttatggatttttctgtctttttacgggagtactttatggatttttctgtctttttacgggagtactttatggatttttctgtctttttacgggagtactttatggatttttctgtctttttacgggggaactttatggatttttctgtctttttacgggggaactttatggatttttctgtctttttacgggggTACTTTATggagttttctgtctttttacgggagtactttatggatttttctgtctttttacgggggAACTTTATggagttttctgtctttttacgagatattttatggatttttctgtctttttacgggatattttatggatttttctgtctttttacgggatattttatggatttttctgtctttttacgggagtactttatggagTTTTCTGtctttacgggagtactttatggagtttttctgtcttttttacgGGGTACTTTATggagttttctgtctttttacgggggTACTTTTTATGGAGTTTTCGTCTTTTTACGCCGGGGAACTTTTCACGGGGtactttatagatttttttttgtctttttttaaagGGGTACTTTAGTTTTTTTTAGTGGGTAATTTAttgatttttgtcttttttacggGGGTACTTTTCTGAATTTTGTCATTTTTATAACAGgtactttatatattttctgaGTACTTGTACCTCAGTTATCTTTTACATTTTTAATAATAACATACACGTTTACCTTACTACATTTTACCTTTTTCTAGTACCATTCTTTTAAACAATAACAACCTCTTCTATTTACTATTTTACCAGCAGTTAGACTTCAATAACTACTATGCGAGTCTGAATAAACCCGTGAATTTGAAGACATAATCGCCACGAATTCTAAGAAGCTTCAGCTCTCCCAACAACTAttatttcccaaggtcacaaaggagattagtcgggttctcaggagtgttttctTATTGTTCACGGTGCAGATGCCTCGTCAAACTATtagtaggctcataaaactacgcatggaaatagtaacacaacatcctctacgaaagccttaccaaatgtgtgtgtgtgtgtgtgtgtgtgtgtgtgtgtgtgtgtgtgtgtgtgtgtgtgtgtgtgtgtgtgtgtgtgtgtgtgtgtgtgtgtgtgttcttgtttctGCGTCCACCTGATCTAGACTCAGCTGCGTGCATTCCTAGCTCAAGTTCCCCAAAACCAGCGTCTTTTCGCAGCCTACCTCCTGGAGCGAAGCACATACTATGTACTATGGACTCTGGCCTGTCTTGCCGTACCCACCAAACACTTTGATGGCTCCCCGCCAGTGCATCGGGTTTCGAACAAGCGGCCGCATACCAGCCCGACAGGGGCGAGACGCTGCGGCTGGTGCTAAAAGCCGCCGTCGGTGCCCGCCAGGAAGAGGCGGCTCGGCAGCCACCCGTGTCTTCACGTGGATGACCACAACCGTGTGCTGGGTTCTGTGAACGGCCAAGCGTGCCTTTTCCAGCTGGACTCCGGGGCccagatcaccttcctcttccacaccatggCCAAGAGGCTGGGGCTGATCACCGGCACAGGGAGCCCCACCGAAAGCAGGACATCGACCTCTGGATCGCCTCGTGGGTGCTGGACGTCATAGCCAGCTGAAGGCCGTCCCCATCAGTCTGgggggcggcgtggagatggtcgtCCCCGCCACTGTGTTCCCGGCGTGGCTGGAGTGACATGTACGACGCGACGAGGTCGTGCTGGACGCCCACCACTTGCAGGCGCGGCAGCATGGTGCAGGTGTTTCAGGCCTGACGGCAGCGATCTTCGTCTGCCATCCGCAGCAGCTGCGGCGGAGGCCGAGAAAACGGAGCGTTCCGTGTGGAGCCTgacgtcctctgggtgcggcgggagggcggcgcggcgtggcCCAGGCCCATGACGGTGCTGCTGGACACCGGCGCCCAAAGGCTTCCACGTGTCTGAAAGACGCCGCAAGCTGCTCCTCGCGAGCAGGAAAGGCCTGCAGGACGCCCAAGCGCGTCGTGCTGGACTTCCAAGCGACGGCTGCCGCGtgaacgccgcgccgctggaggaGGTGGCCTCCAACGACCATGACTTTGTCATGGGCGTCTCCCTCCTAATACCCAATGGCCAGCGCCGTGCTGGACCACGCCCGCCACACGCTCGCCTTCAAGACCGGCTCCCAGTGGCGGGAGGTCAGCACACAAGGCCCTCAGCAGGGGGTGGTCAAAGCACACAAAGGTTCCACTAAGCAGCTCGTCAGGAACAAGGCCGAGGTGGAGGCAGAGACAAGCGTGTGAGGATAGCAGTTACATGGCACACTAAACACCAAAAACTCCCAGCACCTAGGCTCACAGGGAAGGTGTGGCCAACACACCTCCAAGTAAAGGAGGGATTTATGTTCATGGACGATGAGCTTAGGTGTGGttaagtttacaggagctgccttgaataagCCCACCggccttgcagactccttatgttcttctttatctatccCTCTCCAATCTACCTCCTAATACTTTTCAGGTGTACATTAAAGAGAGTTTCCGGAGACTAGGAGGCTGTGTCTGAGGGAACACTAATGTCTTTGGGGGATTGACCCAACAAgtccatatttctttgaacacATGTTGACTGAAATAGCCACTAAACGCTTTGCAGCAAcaagacttttttttcttgtcaaggTCCTTTGCTCTTTACCAACTCGGCGTGAATTAGCCACAAAGCAATTCCTCGTGAGTGAGCTGTGCCCAACAAGCTGTTTTTGTaatcttttctcttaatttcctcgatgatgcaacattgcggcgcgGGAACTTAGGAGTCAAAAGACTGTCCGTAATAGAGGGGAGTTGATGGGGCGAATAGCTTTAGACTCGACTCTGTCCAGAGCAAAGAGCCGTGGCTGAGTCGACATAATGACGGCCTTACGCGTTCCGGGAGGACGAGCTCgaaatccccgcccggtgccaccaagctgagtttttcagccgccgccggtAAAACAAAACTACCCACTGTCCAGAagacctatcaacccggaccttagattctaggattaaaaatgagctccgggagggcagcatgagccaatactgaATGGcaaatataaacactcgcctcgCCAGAACAGGCTGAAtgcgaccatcaggacccaccgggaagaagccttgggtcaaCCATCTTGagcccccaccgggaagaagcctacctggCGCAGGCcgcgacaataaaaaaaaaaagtccaggaGGGTTTTTAAGAACATGGGCTTTTGCCATTTACTAACTCTTAATTTACCCAATTATTTACTATCTTTTTGCTGTCTATCACTTCGTCGAATAAAAACTACCCATTGAGCACTAACACAACCccagaaagccttatcaaatgtgggagtgCTTATATGTAACGTTTGAAATGTGGTCACAAGGTCATGAGACTCAGAGCAGGCGTAGATTTGGTGGCTGGCCGGGCAGAAAGCAGCAGCATCAGCAAGCCTCGCGAGGAGCCGACTTTAACGCCGGTGTGTCCAGGGAGCAGGCAGGCAGCGCTTAACGAACGAAAAATGTCACAAACTGGAACGAAAGAACCCAGATTGGGAACGACAGTAATAACACCGGACAACCTCCCcttggcgaacacacacacacacacacacacacacacacacacacacacacacacacacggactaacTGCCCTGATGACTGACTGGTTAGTgggtgagtgattgactgacgaatgactgactgaccgaccgatcgacaaacaaacagacggatacacacacacacacacacacacacaccacacacacacacacacacacacacatccattttATCCGAGGAAGATAAAGAGTTTTGGTTCAGCTCGAGGATTACAACTTTAGGGGCCCCGGAGCCTGGAAGATTTGGCCCCGGCCCGCATGACCGGTCCATCATGGGGCCGCGCGGGCACGCCGGGTAGGCGGCAGCGTGACTACAGGCTTCTTAACGTGCCCCTTTCACTTATTACATACACTCTTATCTTTATCTAAGCATTCACTCATCATTCATTTAAAACCCATAGTAGTTATTTTTACAGCATGAATTTTCAATAGCACAGGCTTGTCGGTGAGCCACAAAGGTTGGAATGTTGCTGACAACTACCACAAGTCAATGAAATGGGTACTTACCTTGCGTGTCGACGGAGAAGTAGCCCTGGCCGTCCCCGCCGGTGATGGCGTACAGCAGCTGGTCAGCGTCGGGATCCCGGGCCTCCAACGTGATGACCTCAGCGCCGGGGGGCAGGTTCTCCTTGACCCAGGCCCGCAGCACGCGCTGGGGGAACATCGGGGGACCCAAGTTTTCATCCATGTCGTGGACTTGGACGAAGAGGCTGGCGTCAGCGCTCAGTGCGGGATTGCCGCCGTCCTGGGCCCGGACCGTCACGTTGTAGGACTGCCGCGCCTCAAAGTCCAGCGGCTGGGCGAGGCGCACGACGCCGGTTTTCTCGTCGATGCGAAAAACATACTCGTGGCCGCTGACGAGGCTGTAGGTCAGCTGGCCGCCCATGCCTAGGTCCGGGTCGGTGGCCTGCAGGGACGCCACCACCGCGCCCAGCGGCAGGTCCTCCGGGATGTCAACCCTGAGGCTGCGGGCGGCACCGAAGTCTGGCGGACAGTCGTTGATGTCCAGGACCGTCACCATGAGCCGGGACAGAGCAGACTGCGGGTGTTCGGGCGCGCCGTCCCACGCCCTCACCCGCAGGTCATACTCACTCCGCCGCTCACGGTCCAGGCCGCCCAGCATGTACACAATGCCAGTCGTTCTGTCAACCGTGAACTCGTCCACATCCGACACCAACTCGTACGTTATCTGGGCGTTTAGACGTCCTGGGCAGTGATCTGAGCCACGCTGGTGCCGTTCCGCGTGTTCTCGGGGAGGTGGAGGCTGTAGCTCACACGATTAAACTCAGGGGCGTTATCATTCACGTCGACCACTTTGACTGTGAGATTCCTCGACACACTCCTGTGCGGGACGCCGAGGTCATACACAGTAATGTTAAGGAAATACTCTGGCGTCCTCTCGCGATTAAGTTCAGCCACAACCTTCAAGACCCCTGTTTCAAAGCCTATCTTGAACACCGAGTCCGTGTCACCGCTGGAGACGGCGTACACCACACGGCCGTTGTGGCCCCGGTCATGGTCCTTCGCCGCCACCGTCAGCAGCTCGGTGCCGATACTTGCTTCCTCGCGGACATTGACGATGCTGGGAAACTTTTCTGGGAGCTCTGGTGGGTGGGAGTTGAAGCCGTAGCGCAGCGGCAACAGGGCGTAGTGTTCCTCGGCGGCGTTGTTCTCCGCCGCGGCCGcttccacttcctcagccttcgaTCCTATATCCGTTTCGTGACACTCGACGTGGGAGTGTTGCTTGAGGGCGGCCTGGCCATCTTTGCGTTTGGTGATCACCGCGACCGTCACACTCATGGGGTCTGACACGTGGGTACCGTCCGTGGCCGTCACATTGAGAATATACGTCTTATGCGGATCACCGGGCATCACAACATTCCTGAGGTCACACGTGAGAGCCAGCACACCCGACGAGCTCTCAACGGACCAGCACTCTTCGTCCATGTCATTGTGTAGCCTGTAGCTGATGATGCTTCCGTTGTCAAGGTCCACAGCCGAGAGAGCAAGGACACTGGTGCCGACTGGGGCGTCCACGGAGACCCAACCTCTGCAGTCCACGCCGACGAACTGCGGCCGGTTGTCATTCACGTCACGAACCTTTACCTTCACTGTTGTCTCCGTCTCCCTCTTGAAAGGCGTGCCCCAGTCCGACGCACGAACTTTGATGGTGTAGACTCTTCGCTGGGCCTCGAAGTCCAGCACGGCGGAGGTTCGCACTGTCCCGTCGAAAGGGTCAATCACGAAGGGAACTTGGTCCAGATTGGCAATACTGTACGACAGGAAACGGTTCTCTCCCGAGTCTGCATCTGTGGCGACCATGCGTGTGACGTAAGACCCCGTCGGCTCATTCTCGTCCAGCGTCACTTCCGTGTTGGGCGTATTGAACTGAGGCGCGTTGTCGTTGGCGTCAAGAATTCGAATTATAACCTTGGCCGAGGACTGTTTCCTGAGGGCGTTGCTGGCCtggtccaccgccgccaccgtcagGCTGTAGTAGGCCGTCAGCTCATGGTCCAGCCAGTCAGCCGTTGATATTAGGCCTGTGCGAGGGTTTATAGAGAATTTTTCGTCTTCATTCCCTGCCAAGATCCTGAATAGCACTCTGCCGTTGATGCCCTGGTCCGTGTCCGAGGCGGCCACCCGCACCACGGGGGTTTGGGGCGGCGCCTCCTCGCTCACCGCCTCCTCGTACTGCTCCCGCGCAAACACCGGCGCGTGGTCGTTGACGTCTGCAATGTTGACGTGGACGCTGACTCTCGTCCTGCGCGAGGGAGTCCCACAGTCGACGGCCTGGATGGTTAGGTTGTAGCCTTCTGGCGCCAGCTCGCGGTCCAGCTTGAGGACCGCAAGATTGTACTCCTTGTCGTGGACCTGTGTGACGCTGAAGAGCCTGTCGGGGTCCCCGGCCACGATGACCACCTGGTCCACGCGGCCActctcgccctcgtcctcgtcgtccaccTTGATGATGGCGTatatgtgggtgtgggcgtgctcGACCACGTGGGGCAGGTGCTGCACCGAGATTCTTGGCGCGTGGATGTTGACTTGGTACACCTGGACCTCCACTGTGGCTCGCGCCGCGGCGGAGGCCCGCGTGTTAGGTGGCTGCGGCCCGCGGTCCTGGGCGAGGACTGTTATTCTGTGTGGCCGCCCATAGGTGTGGGAGAGTGGGCGTGTTATGCTCAGGACGCCCTTGGTCGGGTGAACGGCGAACAGGTTTGACGTGTGGTCCTGCAGCAGGTAGTAGACCTGGCCGTTGATGCCGTCGTCGGCGTCGTGGGCCGTCACGGAGAGGAGCGGCGTGTGGAGCGACGCGTCCTCGCCCACGCTCACCTGGTACGACGTGGGAAAAAACAACGGCATGTTATCGTTCGTATCTAGCACCCGCACCGTCACGTTGGCGCTGGCCCTGAGGGGCGCACCGCGGCGCACGGCACTGCGGACCTGCGCCTCCACCACTAAGTTGTACCGCTCCCGCCGCTCACGGTTCAGCACGTCCCGCAACCCTGTTTTTGTCCTCACGTGCAGCACCACGACGCCGCCAACCACCTCCGACTCGGCCGTGAAGAAGCCGTGCGTGTCCCCGTCAGCTATAGTGTACGTGACGTGGGTGGTGGGGGGCAGGTTCTCGAGTGACACGCCCATGAGCTCTTTCCCGGACACGTGCGTCCTGGGCAGCGAGTTCTCGTAGATGCTAACATTGTACCAGTCCCTCAGGAACCTGAGAGACTTCGGGCTGGCTGCCGCGGCGGCGCTCCAGCACAGCCACGGCACCCCCATCAGAAGCACCAGAAGGAAGAGACGCGGGGGTGGCCGCGGGCGCCGGCTGAGAGGTGGCCTGTCCGGGGCGTGGCGTGCGGGAGGCAGCGGGGCCAGCAGCGCCCGCAGGCCCGCTCCCTGGGCCATCATGTCATCATGTCACGTGGGAGCGGGCATCACCTGCAACGAGACGACACAACGTTAcacgtattcacacacacacacacacacacacacacacacacacacacacgtagatgtATGATGGTTAGCATCAAATATTTAGAACATAAAAATATGGCTTCGAAAGAAGCCTTACACCTGCATTACCTTCCTAAAACACTTTTTAGGAAACACGCAACCAACaaacagaggaaataaaaaaaggaccagagaaaaatgaagatgaatcgaaaaagaaatgaaacaagaaaaggcGACGAAGACCCTAGGAATACAAAACATCATCtgggaatcgtgtgtgtgtggcgtgcacGCAATATGTTCTCGGCGACAGAGTTCCATTGGGCGACGCGAGGCCGGCGATGCATTGGCCAGGTGTTCCATCCCTCACTGCCGCCACGACAACACCTTGCCACCGCCCGCCGCGACGCTCGGGAATAAAGAA
The Eriocheir sinensis breed Jianghai 21 unplaced genomic scaffold, ASM2467909v1 Scaffold1740, whole genome shotgun sequence DNA segment above includes these coding regions:
- the LOC126990552 gene encoding LOW QUALITY PROTEIN: fat-like cadherin-related tumor suppressor homolog (The sequence of the model RefSeq protein was modified relative to this genomic sequence to represent the inferred CDS: deleted 2 bases in 1 codon) — protein: MMAQGAGLRALLAPLPPARHAPDRPPLSRRPRPPPRLFLLVLLMGVPWLCWSAAAAASPKSLRFLRDWYNVSIYENSLPRTHVSGKELMGVSLENLPPTTHVTYTIADGDTHGFFTAESEVVGGVVVLHVRTKTGLRDVLNRERRERYNLVVEAQVRSAVRRGAPLRASANVTVRVLDTNDNMPLFFPTSYQVSVGEDASLHTPLLSVTAHDADDGINGQVYYLLQDHTSNLFAVHPTKGVLSITRPLSHTYGRPHRITVLAQDRGPQPPNTRASAAARATVEVQVYQVNIHAPRISVQHLPHVVEHAHTHIYAIIKVDDEDEGESGRVDQVVIVAGDPDRLFSVTQVHDKEYNLAVLKLDRELAPEGYNLTIQAVDCGTPSRRTRVSVHVNIADVNDHAPVFAREQYEEAVSEEAPPQTPVVRVAASDTDQGINGRVLFRILAGNEDEKFSINPRTGLISTADWLDHELTAYYSLTVAAVDQASNALRKQSSAKVIIRILDANDNAPQFNTPNTEVTLDENEPTGSYVTRMVATDADSGENRFLSYSIANLDQVPFVIDPFDGTVRTSAVLDFEAQRRVYTIKVRASDWGTPFKRETETTVKVKVRDVNDNRPQFVGVDCRGWVSVDAPVGTSVLALSAVDLDNGSIISYRLHNDMDEECWSVESSSGVLALTCDLRNVVMPGDPHKTYILNVTATDGTHVSDPMSVTVAVITKRKDGQAALKQHSHVECHETDIGSKAEEVEAAAAENNAAEEHYALLPLRYGFNSHPPELPEKFPSIVNVREEASIGTELLTVAAKDHDRGHNGRVVYAVSSGDTDSVFKIGFETGVLKVVAELNRERTPEYFLNITVYDLGVPHRSVSRNLTVKVVDVNDNAPEFNRVSYSLHLPENTRNGTSVAQITAQDVNAQITYELVSDVDEFTVDRTTGIVYMLGGLDRERRSEYDLRVRAWDGAPEHPQSALSRLMVTVLDINDCPPDFGAARSLRVDIPEDLPLGAVVASLQATDPDLGMGGQLTYSLVSGHEYVFRIDEKTGVVRLAQPLDFEARQSYNVTVRAQDGGNPALSADASLFVQVHDMDENLGPPMFPQRVLRAWVKENLPPGAEVITLEARDPDADQLLYAITGGDGQGYFSVDTQGKYPFH